A genome region from Hevea brasiliensis isolate MT/VB/25A 57/8 chromosome 7, ASM3005281v1, whole genome shotgun sequence includes the following:
- the LOC110650617 gene encoding uncharacterized protein LOC110650617 encodes MEAGTSNWLASGRPNDYCTCLHCVLDATGTGGNVDAYSSIIRESIVCPVANLFYRSHLVHLFDLNIFFTSSSLHVNSCPSLFVRCDAQQSLSVHCYVATRVRKGKMKNWSIREENLANLTIGQ; translated from the exons ATGGAGGCGGGCACATCTAATTGGTTGGCTTCAGGAAGGCCCAATGATTATTGTACTTGTCTCCATTGTGTATTGGATGCTACAGGAACCGGTGGCAATGTTGATGCCTACTCCTCCATAATTAGG GAATCTATAGTTTGTCCAGTTGCCAATCTCTTCTATCGATCTCATCTGGTGCACTTATTTGATCTTAACATTTTTTTTACAAGTtcatccttgcatgtaaatagttgtCCTTCGTTGTTTGTTCGGTGTGATGCTCAGCAATCTCTGAG TGTCCATTGTTATGTTGCGACACGAGTAAGGAAGGGCAAAATGAAGAATTGGAGCATCAGAGAGGAAAACCTAGCTAATCTTACTATTGGTCAGTAG